The segment GATGAATGAAGCTTCACTTTGTGCTTGGGCGTCAGTACGGGTATAGCGCACCAGCTTATGGGCGTCGGTTGCTACAAACCGCACGTGATCTTTGGATAGCTCAAAAAACATCCCTGACATCACCGGCCTCAAATCGTCATTTCCTGCTGCAAAGAGCGTAGTGTGGATGGCCTCGGCAAGAATGTCGGCGTTTAGATTCACTTCGGTAGGATCTTCAATAGAAGGATTCTTCGGAAACTCGTGTCCGTTCTGGCCGGTAAGACGGTACTTTCCTACATCCGACGAAATATCAATGGCAAAGGTTTTCGAATCCACACTGAACGACAACGGTTGCTCCGGGAAGGTTTTCAGCGCATCGAGCAATTTTTTGGCCGGAATGGCTATCAGGCCTTCGTCGCGTGCCTCCACTTCCATGGTTACAGTCATGGTGGTTTCCAGGTCCGAGGCTGTCAGTGTCAGTTTGTTGTCCGAGGTTTCGAACAGGAAATTATCCAGAATGGGAAGGGTGTTGGAAGTGTTAAGTACACCGCTGAGCAACTGTAGGTGCTTGAGCAAAGCAGTACTTGATACGATGAATTTCATGTCTTTGGTTTAACGTTGTTGTTCATCCTCCCGGGTCGTGTGGCACATGGTACACTGGAGCCTACCAACCGGCCGAGGGGTTACAAATATAGGGCTTTAGCACCGCTGCCCAAGGATGATTTATCCACAGTATCAACTCTGGTGTTTAAAACTCCAAATCGCCTGTAAATGTGTGCTTGGGGGTTAGAACTCCGTCCCAAACATAGCGCTGTGCCCTGAACAAATACTCGCCTTCCATGGTGCCGTACAAAATCTCGCGGTCAAAGGGAGCAAGGGTCTCGCCGTCGTCAAGGGTTTGACCCTCGGGTGGAGGCCGCAGGAACAACTTCACGTGCTTGTTCTTTTCCGGATTTTTGGCTTGCACGCGCACCTCAAGATGGGGGTTGAGAGCCAGAACAGAGTCAATCTGATGTTCCTCAAAGGCAAGATCCCAGGTTTCGCATGAAACACGCCTGAATTGCAGCAGGTAATCCTGCAGTGCCAAGGTGTCGAAGGACGGTACAGGAGTGTTGTCAGGGAGGCTGTACATTTTGAGTTTC is part of the Cryomorphaceae bacterium genome and harbors:
- the dnaN gene encoding DNA polymerase III subunit beta; this translates as MKFIVSSTALLKHLQLLSGVLNTSNTLPILDNFLFETSDNKLTLTASDLETTMTVTMEVEARDEGLIAIPAKKLLDALKTFPEQPLSFSVDSKTFAIDISSDVGKYRLTGQNGHEFPKNPSIEDPTEVNLNADILAEAIHTTLFAAGNDDLRPVMSGMFFELSKDHVRFVATDAHKLVRYTRTDAQAQSEASFIMPKKPLNLLKNILSSTDAEVKISFNQTNAGFTFDNVTLISRLIDGKYPNYEAVIPKENPNVMTIDRGSFLNSVRRVAIFSNKTTHQVRFRISGSELNISAEDRDYENEANERLTCSYEGDDMEIGFNSKFLLDMLNNIEADEVSLELSAPNRAGIIIPQGTDENTDVLMLVMPVMLNS